The genomic interval TGGTGTGTTTTGGTGTTTTTAAACCAGTaatgctttttttattcaatttggtGGCAATTGAGAACAACTATAAAGAGAAAACCATTATGTTTGGGATTCCAAACCTTCCAttataacaatttaattaattatctgtTAGGAAATATATTCATGTAGTTTGAGAAAAGGACCTAAACAAGTTCTTTATTTAggagttttcttttttaaaaaattagacattttcaaaaattaaaattagtactattttaatatatataataaatcaatcaaacccAGCATATAATTTTAGTTgcagtcatatatatatatatatattatttatttcaatcgTTTCAGAAAACATGGATGTAGACTAAAATTTTTGCATTAATTTTGGtttctaaacaaaaataaatatgctGGTATCATTTCACATGTACCAGTAGAcatgggcacgggccggttaaccggacCCGCCGGGCCCGACCCGATGGGTCCGGATCAGTCTTTGACCGGCCCGTGCAACAGTACTAACCCGCCGGGCCGGGTTAACCCGGCGGGTCACGGGTCGGCTGAAACCGACCCGGACCCAGCCCGACggtttttttgattttattaattattatattaaaatattaaaaattcaaaataattgaaatggACTCGAACCTGGGCCACTTTATAAAGTTTCTCATCTCCTAACCATCCTTTCAGCAATGGTTTTCTATCATGGTTgttaaaacaaattatattatattttatattaagttttttaaataattttgaaaaataaaattcttatgaattagataaagtcaagacaacttaaaaaatttgaaaataattttgagcaaaaaaatatttcattaaattcaTTTATCTATCTAATTAAACTGtatgtacaatttttttaatgtgataaatattagttctttaattttttattagagttgtcacacacttatttatctatatatctattaaGATCTATCTAAGTTTTACTTTTGGTCTTGAATTCTAAggagttattttttatacttatttatgtttgtcgatgaaaaaaatagtaaacctCTTGTCTAATGTACGGAGTGGTGATGGTTCTAATATTCGTTGAAGAAAATAATTCAAGAGTGATGTTGCACCCCGCATTGACATGCCATAAAAACATATGCTCGccgccctttttttttaaaaaaaaaaataatactataacacacttttaattatttatataaatttatatttcgatgaaaataattaagaatttgTTAAGTCCAACACATGTTTACTTGTGTTAAATGTATGTTTATAAGCataaaatacacataaatgtGTTTTACAATTAATGATGTCTAACaattatataggtatatatataaatctataatgATGGTCAACTAATAAAACTTGGTGGAGTTGGTTTGTGCATCACTTAAAGTTAATAGAGGTCAAGGGTTCCAATATGTGGAGAGGCAAttatattatgaatttttttgagaaagaatGCAACCTGGCGGGTTAACTCAGTGTGCGACCCGCCGGGTTGACTCGGCGGTCAAACCGGTGGGTTGAAGGGTTCCAATATGGGGAGGCAAttatattatgaattttttttgagaaagaatGCAACCTCGCGGGTTAACTCATGGCGACCCGCGGGTTGACTCGGTCAAACTGGGTTGACCCGCGTTCGCGGGGTTGAAAAACAGGGACCCTGTGACGACcctgagccccaccccttaatcaaatcctagccattgctttttatctcttaatcctagccgttggttttactttcaatcttagccattgatttttgtttttttgtttagtttcaaaaccccTAGCTCgtctcttcaaatttttttcggtttttagatcatagggggggagaaagagagagagagagagagagagagacttgcgtcgtctctttctcttcctttttgcgggtggtgtcggcgACGAGAACGGGAGAAGGGTCTCATCGTCACGGTTTTCatttcactgttattgttgaggtaaggttaTGAGTTTTTGTTATTCCTCTTTCTTATGGttgtttgtgacatgttactagttagggttagggtttggtgagaattgatttgattttagtttgaggataaaattcagaaagtcTCTGTTAGCACAGTAGAGCTCTCTAATTTATTTCGAAGATatagagatggaatttggaagagatcagaATAGAAAAATTATAGATCGAGATCTTTTTTAGCTTGCTacgaaatttcagaatttttggagtagtatcctgaaaattataattttttagacgcaggtgacgcggacaggatttctgttcagcccttgaacagtttttgattattttcgtaattgtaagttctgttttagatttatatttatatacgaAAGTTATATAGGAAGATGTTATATTTgtctctgcaaaatttcagaatttttagacatgtaaattgtgagatatgagcagatttctataggtgtgctcaatactaTTTCTGCAGAGAACATTATGattgcttagacaatttgatggtctggtaaatggaatttggagaagagtaacataacaaagttatatattttgatgttacctaattacctgaaaaatttcagattttattcatatgtattttgtgagatatagccttattggtataagtgtctcagatgaagatgcctagttttctcataagtttgaaatttttgatttgggttagaatttgcaaagctacgctgattttaatcttaaggtttgtaggtgagttggttattggtcttgacgttggtaattttgttagtgtttgatttgtttttttgcattcgtgtgaatttttagaatttgtttacttgtaattcgatgggttattcccaaattaggACTTCCCGAGAAATACTCGGTTGGTGtaagaattcaaaaaaatcCGGTTGTTAATCGGTAAGTATcctacatataaatcatattatatgtatatactctaGTTTTTCCCGAACATCcgaaaatttttgagaaaaaaataatgattttatgtatttatttatatttttgaattatttatttattattatttttttggaattatttttaaattatttttaaagttccgattaatgatatttttatttttggattagaattaattgaaaggtttaaatattttatttacatttggattacttaatttttgaattccagatatttatttactttctgattaattactattgtgtttttttattatctattcatgTTTTGGATTCTATTAACCTggattatttttgatatgataaaaaaatgggatcatgtgactgcaaattacttgcattttgcccagtatgaattttgatagtttattgttttgtgatcattaaatattttgacaaagtactcgtagtccccaaactaactttgcaataaccctgtcactgggggttaaacactgaccgtgtcgacatgtactctgatataaaaactatagtttcccaccgctttccgtcggtgaagaataacggcctctgataattctggctcgggtcaccgagggtaaacttatgagttctaatattctggctcgggtcaccgaggataaatatatgagatctgttattttgttttgacaatagttgtttgggggacctatatgcttggttttgacatctgtgtttatttgaaataaatttgatttctgattttgattttgataatttatgatttttttgtaaatgatccctataatttttttagtgggtgcttactgggctgtcaagctcataatctgttgttatttttttcaggttttgaggccttgtatgcctacttggtttcggctttctaggtgtacggccgtttgtcggcgtccccTGGTCCCATAGAGTGGGTTCGGGCGTGATGCAGACCGCTACGAGTCTGGGTTGGCGGCCCGGCAGGTTTGGCCGTGCCGGTTCCGGGCCGGGCCGGGGCAAATGACGGCCCGTACCCCCCTCTGTGTACCACATCTATACGTCAACAAGCTTAcacttcccaaaaaaaaaaaaaactcaatttggAAAGTGGATAGTTGTGGTGAGGAGCAATAGAATTACTCATTTCCCTTcaacaaaccaacaaaacaaGTATCAACCCTCTTTACACCCCATGTTCTTCCAGCAAAGTCTAAAAGAGATAATAGGAGAAAGTGAGAGAAAAAATAGAGAACAAAAGGTTCATCactcaataatattattaactccattgtaaaaaaaaaatgaaataaattcgGTTTAATTGTAACAGTAATAGGTCCACGGTTATAGGTGCGAATGTTATCCAAATAATGTACTGTCCAAAAGAAATGTGCGGATGTTAATTTTTGCTCTATACACATGCTATTAATGTATACAaggtttatcttttttatttttacaaaaaaaaacaaaaggaagaaaGAGGCATGGATATTTTACgagagaaaaaataaagtttttcttATAACTGGCTGAAGTTTACAGTATGTTATTGCTTGTTACTGCATCAATTGTGGTCTCTTTCATGTTTGTCAATGAAAGGTATTGGTTCGtgaataaagtttttttaaaaaataaaaataaaaaaaagaagtgcAAAGACaaccatttgtttttttttcttcgaagTTGTCTTTGCCAAGGAATAGAAGGCTGATGATGTGATCACCAACTTTTAAGATTTTGCCACgtgtttttttttggtcaaattATGTaagatatatttgaatatgGAAATTATTTCCAACtcaaatgaataaaattatatggCGAGCATTGGTAACCCCGGCGCTATAAACCATATAAATCCGAAAAATGCTATTCAGACCAAATAGTTGGGCTGAAAAGTAGGCCGAATCTCGGAGCTAGGTTGCTAACCCCTGGAGCTTGGTTTAGTATTCGGCCCAAATCTCAGTCTGAATACCATTACTCTATAAATTCTAAGTGAGAGATTGGCTTTCTAAAAACAGCATAGGCTCTATTGCCCAAAGAATTCCATCTGCATAGTTTTAggattatttcaaaaataatgttataCATCACGAATATATATCACAAAATTTGACACGAATATTAACCTCGGTTTTGAATTTAGCATTCCCAGCTCAAGGTTGCTAACCCTGGAGCCAGGGTTAGCATTTGTGTCAAATTTTGTAAAATCTGTTCGTAATGTATAATATTATTCTATTTCAAAAGGTCTAAATATGCATCGTAGAAAAAAAAGGTGCCATTTGTAGTTAACAGTAAAttattcactttattaaaaacaaatcaattaatctataaaattttatgtttatgcTAAACATGTAATGTGGATTTGGTTAATTTGGTTACAACAAAATCCATgctgaattaaaattaaaaaataataatcttagACTGAGAACTAGTATTCATGTCAAATTTCGTCAAATCTATTTGTAATATATAGTATTATTCTATTTCAAAATATGTAAGTATgcattgtaaaaaataaataaataaataaactgtcGTTCGTAGTGAACGGTAAAttattcactttattaaaaataaaataattaatctataaaattttatgtttatgcTTAGCATGTAATGTGGATTTGGTTAATCCGGTTACAACAAAATCcttattgaattaaaattaaaaattaaataatagtagaaaaaaagttacaagtatatattttacactaagtaaataaaataatattcataatttaagaataaatgagaataatttatttaatactgtttctaattttattgcattaaataaattattcttttcaCAATAAATGCCAATAATATGAGATATCATCATATCTAGCATCAATTGAACAgaattgttaaataaaaatattactatgcttagatatattatattattatgcatttaaaacttaatttttgattaatttttggaTAACAATCACAAAATTTGAatagaaataatgaaaaattaattaaagcaaGCTAATATAAAGTgttattcataaaaacaaaagtcctaaagaaaagaaattaaacattCCAATCAAATCTCTCCAATTTTTAGCCATCATCAAACTCAATCTGATTTTCACCCGGTGCCCAAACCCCGAGGCAGCACAATCTTACTGAAGATAAAAGTAACACTTTTAATATGTGAACCAAAAGTTAAACAAGTTTTGATACATCTAAACCAAGTATAGAACTATACAAACCATATTTCTACTCTGCAAATTCAGTGCTAGCAAAGCACACTTTTTTGTTCTTCACCAAACAAATTTTCCAACACTGTTGTGCATAGTAATGAACTACTGCATTTcgatcttttgtttttttttcagctgCAGCAGCTTCCTCTTTGGACAACAGCTCCATCTCTTGCGCTGGTAGCACCTTGAGAACGATTATAGCCGACCTTGATACCAGATGTCTGCAATGTATTATAGCTTCATTAGTGTCACCAAGTTAAGAAATTGTGCATTAAGCTccataagagaaaaaaaaaaatgacgaGTTTACCAaggaaaacaatatatataacaagattTAGAAGTTTGCATAGATACTCGTTTAATTTGATGGATGGACTGTGTATGTAGTGTCAACATCAATAGTAATGGTACAAAACATTTTCTAGGCACAATGGGACTAGCTTCAACACAATTTTCATCTTGGAAGCAAGCTAAAGATAAGAAATTAGTAAGCAATTCCAACAAACAGAGCATGTCGGCAAGGCTCTCTCATCCAATCTGGGAGGTTTAAGCATTTAACGGGCAATATCATTACAAATTATAAATGTATCCAAGAGTTGTTCTCTTGGATGGATGTGGTTAATTATTGGACAGCAGGCATTTGTGAAAACCGACAACTATATTTGGAGCTTTAATCTGACCAGAGCTGACTTAGATTTCATTGATCAGGGAAACCTGTAAGTTGCTAGAAGCATGAAGAAAAGAACTAGGAAGTATAAAATGTGCTTTGCCAAAACATGAGCAATGCTCAATGTTAAACCAATACTGTACTTTAGATTTGTCTAAGTCTTCAATTTGACTAACCTCTTGTGATACATCAAATACACCTTCTTGGATCTTCTGAAGGATTTTGGCAGAAGTGCTTATGAAAGCCTACAATTTGCGGTCACAAGTCAGAAATAAGAGACAACTAGATACATAGAACTTCAATTGTCAAATGGATTTGGAGGAAAATagtcaaataattaaatgacGAGAAAAATACCTCCTCCACATTTTGGGCAGTTTTAGCAGAGGcctctaaaaatattaaaccaTGATCCTTTGCAAACTGTTCGCCTTCTTCTCTACTAACTGCTCTCCTGTGAGCAAGATCACACTTGTTACCAATCAGCATTATTGTCATGTTCGGGTTTGCATGCTGTCGAGCATCCTCAAGCCAGTTTGCCAGGTGATTAAATGTTTCTCTCCTTCATAAAACAATGAACAAAACAGGCAAAATTAGTAGTGGAGTCCATTCCAATACCAAGAAGATAAATGAAGATGGAAGATGAAAGGTGACCTGGTGATATCATAAACAAGAAGAGCTCCAGCTGCACCCCTGTAATAGGACCTAGTGATGGATCTAAAGGATTCTTGGCCAGCCTGACAATTATCAACAGATCCTCTTAAGTGTAATCAGAAGTGCCGAATATAATTTGCAGAACAAGTAAATAGAAACACCATAaaggatgcatgaaaacatGGTGCAATCCTGTGGCACCGGCTACAAAGCAAAGAGAGATGAGAACCAAACTCAATACTGAAACTTACAGATGCACATTTAAAACCATCAGAATGTCACAAACTTAACCTGCCGGCCAAGAGAGATATGAGGGCACTATAATACTAAAGGAAAAAGGCACCAAGAATGTTGTGATGGCCCTAGATAAAACTACTCATGCTAGTATTCCAATCAATAAAACTTCCAAAACATTTGAAACTAAGAGTTTAAATGACGAAGCTTGGTTAGAAAAGGCGTGAGAAATATCAGTTCAACTTCAACCTCATGATTTCTTTAAACAGTCCGTCTTTAAGTTAGCTCAATATCAAaagcaaaatttataatatatttctaaaatatgaataataacaaataagacCAGAATAAAACTAGGCTTAACAGTAGGTTCAACATTTCTTAAACAACCCCTGTGCACATATTGAGATATGGCTAAGCCAAACTTAAGCTTAAACAACTGGAGCTTGAGTTGCTTGTGAACAAGAAGACAGTTTGATAACCATATAAGCACCTACTTCAATTACGACAACAATTCCTATTAAGCTAGTCTTAATTTATATCATAGATATGAGTTCTACACAAACAACCTCATGTTCCCCCTTTTCTTGCAATGATCAACAATCAAACCATCTTCTCTATTAATTAGCAATTTAGATAGGAGTCCGCATTTAATTTGGATTGGAAGTCAGAATGCTTCCATTATAATGGAAAGTTAATTTGCCTCCACATGCACTTTGCAGTTTATGGTTCATTACTTGTCAAAGAAACCACTATAAACaccttcacaatttttttatatcaattacGCATGACTTTCTTGTTAATGTTAACCATATCACTTAGCAAAAAATAAATGCACATACATCATGTTTAAGGATCATTAGAACTAACAGCGCATACAAAGACCCAAAGttataggaaaaattatttgttaccGAAAAGCCTCCCTCCATGATACTCTAAAAATTTTCTTGTGGAAAATGTTGGCACTAACCAATGGATCATAATCCATTAGCCCAAAATCATTTCCTCATAAAACCATCAACTTAAATCAATGGCTCATAAAACCATCTCCTCCAAACCTTTGGCCCAAACTAATTACCCTAAACTAATGGCTCATTAAACCATCAACATGCAACCTTGGTTTTGTGTGATTTGTGGGCTGGTTCCTCTCTATAAATATAGAGGTTCTCATTCCATTTCAACACAACTTGAGTGAAGGAGaacaagtgagagtgagagaaaattagaggaaaaaagaaaagtgagGAAGTGTAAGGTTTTGTGTGATTTGTGGGCTGGTTCCTCTCTATAAATATAGAGGTTCTCATTCCATTTCAACACAACTTGAGTGAAGAAGaacaagtgagagtgagagaaaattagaggaaaaaagaaaagtgaggaagtgtaaaaaaaaagaaaatattttgagagttagtccaTTCTTCTACTACAAGAGAGAGTACTGGTTTTCTCCTTcttattagagagagtttgtaactcctggaattttcccacttagtaaattcttctatctttgcccgtggtttttaccctaattatttaggggttttccacgtaacatctttgtgtCATTTATTTTCagcatttcttttcatttattttgctgcAGTAATGCTATATTCGGTCCTACATTTTACAACAGAAAAGAATGGTCTATAGAAACAACAATAAACACCTCCACTAGTTTTCTATGTCATTTAGGGATGCCTTCTTCTTTAAGCCTAACAATATCATCCATCACAAATATAAATCCATATAAGCAACTGGAAGTTCACCAACCATATTAGTTTAAACATGAATATCAATATGCAAAAGACAGAAAAATTCAAACCAGCAACCACTTCTAATCAGCACTGAAAGAATGcgtaggaaaaaaaaacctaaattacaaaaagaacaaactgttatttttttttccatatagcTACTACTATTATTGGGGTCACAAGTACATACAAGCACACAACATCAAACAGAAAAGATTAGATTTTTGCTCTCTTGAACCCTAGAACTATTTCaacaaaatccaaaagaaaCCAATCCAGTAAATTAATCTTCCAATTCAACCAAAAATGGGATCAAAATAGtccaaagatgaaatcaagGAAACGAACAATAATGAGAGGGAATTGAAAACAAACCGTGTCCCAAATCTGGAGCTTGATGGGTCGGCCATCGATGTTAACCATGCGAGCACCAAACTCGACGCCAATGGTGAGGTCGTGCACCGGCTGGAATCGCTTATCGGTGAACTGGAGCAGCAGGCATGAT from Dioscorea cayenensis subsp. rotundata cultivar TDr96_F1 chromosome 7, TDr96_F1_v2_PseudoChromosome.rev07_lg8_w22 25.fasta, whole genome shotgun sequence carries:
- the LOC120264280 gene encoding ras-related protein RABB1b gives rise to the protein MSYDYLFKYIIIGDTGVGKSCLLLQFTDKRFQPVHDLTIGVEFGARMVNIDGRPIKLQIWDTAGQESFRSITRSYYRGAAGALLVYDITRRETFNHLANWLEDARQHANPNMTIMLIGNKCDLAHRRAVSREEGEQFAKDHGLIFLEASAKTAQNVEEAFISTSAKILQKIQEGVFDVSQETSGIKVGYNRSQGATSARDGAVVQRGSCCS